The Pogona vitticeps strain Pit_001003342236 chromosome 3, PviZW2.1, whole genome shotgun sequence genome includes a window with the following:
- the SYAP1 gene encoding synapse-associated protein 1 has protein sequence MLRGLGGWFGMAGAGGEELPPLLEGKNGAQAEAEAPPGDPSERCEDQVEVQVDSDSDPLLNQAKGLGSYLFSFATTATKKISESVAETAQTIKKSVEEGKIENIIDKTIIGDFQKEQKKFVEQQHTKKSETAVPPWVDSNDEETIQQQILALSADRRNFLRDPPAGVQFHFDFDQMFPVAMVMLQEDQVLNRMRFDLVPKHVKEEVFWRNYFYRVSLIKQSAQLTALAAQQQAVRKDKNSSEEEGQLAETVRPKTPPVAIKSQLKSQEEDEEISTSPGVSEFVSDAFDACNLNHEDLRKEIEQLVLDKKKEVTTVEEETADWEKELQQELQEYEVVTESEKRDENWDKEIEEMLQGEN, from the exons ATGCTGCGTGGGCTGGGGGGCTGGTTTGGGATggccggggcgggcggggaagAGCTGCCCCCTTTGCTCGAAGGGAAAAACGGAGCCCAAGCGGAGGCAGAGGCGCCTCCAGGCGACCCCTCGGAGCGATGCGAGGACCAGGTGGAAGTGCAGGTGGACTCGGACTCGGACCCGCTCCTCAACCAGGCCAAGGGACTGGGCA GTTATCTCTTCAGTTTTGCCACTACAGCCACAAAAAAGATATCTGAATCAGTTGCTGAAACGGCACAAACTATAAAGAAGTCTgtagaagaaggaaaaatagaaaatataatTGACAAG acgATTATAGGAGATTTTCAGAAGGAACAGAAAAAATTTGTTGAACAGCAACACacaaagaaatcag aaaCAGCTGTGCCTCCATGGGTAGACAGCAATGATGAAGAAACAATTCAGCAACAAATATTGGCCTTATCAGCA gACAGAAGAAACTTTCTGCGTGACCCACCAGCAGGAGTGCAGTTTCATTTTGACTTTGATCAGATGTTTCCTGTGGCAATGGTGATGCTCCAGGAAGACCAAGTGCTAAATAGAATGAGATTCGATCTTGTCCCGAAACA TGTAAAAGAAGAGGTGTTCTGGAGGAATTACTTTTACCGTGTTTCCCTAATTAAACAGTCTGCACAACTCACTGCACTGGCAGCACAACAGCAAGCAGTAAGAAAGGACAAGAATAGCAGTGAAGAAGAGGGACAGTTAGCAG aAACGGTGAGACCGAAGACACCACCAGTAGCAATCAAGTCTCAGCTAAAATCTCAAGAG GAGGATGAAGAGATTTCAACCAGCCCGGGTGTATCAGAATTTGTGAGTGATGCTTTTGATGCGTGCAACCTAAATCATGAGGATTTGAGGAAAGAGATTGAACAACTGGTGCTTGACAAGAAAAAGGAAGTAACCACAGTAGAAG AGGAAACTGCAGACTGGGAAAAAGAGCTACAACAAGAGCTTCAAGAATATGAAGTAGTGACAGAGTCAGAAAAGCGAGATGAAAACTGggacaaagaaatagaggaaatgcTACAAGGAGAAAATTAA